The region CACAGAGTGATCGTTCTTCTCCCATAGAGCCTCCATGAAGATCTCCTTATAGCAGGCGGGGCGTCTCCCTTTTAAAATGGGCCATTCCCTTCGCACATGCTGAAGGTATTCAGGATCGATATCCGCGAGGAGCACGCCGTCGGTTCTTCCCGTCGGTCCTCCGACCAACTCTCCCTCCGGATTGACGCAAAAACTCATACCATAAAAGTCCTGCGTTGCCTCGCTCCCGACCCTGTTGACGCGCATGATATAGACGCCGTTGGCAATGGCATTACCCGACAGCACGGTTTGCCAGATATGCTGCGATTTAAAGGCGCAGGCAGTTGGGGCAAAGATAATATCGGCGCCTTTCAGCCTGAGGATCTTTATACCTTCCTGGTAGAAGTTATCCCAGGAGACCTGTACCCCGATAGCGCCATGAGGTGTCTGGAAGACAGGGAGTCCCTGGTTACCGGGAGAGAAATAGAATTTTTCCTCCCAGAGAGGTATATCGGTAACATGAAGTTTCCTGTATGTACCGATCGTTTTATCGCTATTGAAAACGACCGAAGTATTAAAATACTTCTGTCCTGATCTTTCAAATATGGGGAGGATAACCACGCTGTCGGTTCCCTTAAGATTGTTTTTGAAGAGCCGGATGGTGGGTCCATCAGTCTTTTCAGCGAATCGCCGAGCATCTTCATCCCTGTCCTTGGGAAACCACGGGAGGTTGAAGAGTTCCTGGAAGCAGATGAGTTTTGCATCCTCTCTGAGCGCAACAGTAAGGAGTTGCAGCGCCTTTTCGTTATTTCTCTCTCTGTCGGGAGAGCATGCAAATTGTATTCCGGCTATCTTCATAACTCGCAAAGAAAACTAACAGATGGAAAAGAGGCCTGTCAAGGAAAAAACCAAAACTGCAGCTGTCAGCAACCAACGGTCAGTCTCAGCAACTCTTTCCTGCTGATCGCTGAACGCTGATTGCTGTAAGTTGATAATTTTAATAATTTTCCGCCAGCAGTTCGTAATAGGCCTGCTCATGGGCGCAGGCAGGGCACTCTTGAGGTGCTTCCTTGCCCTCATAGACATAGCCGCAGTTCCTGCACCTCCATTTCACTACCGTATCTCTTTTAAAGACCCTGTCATTCTCGATATTGCCGATAAGGGCACGGTACCTCTTTTCGTGTTGCACCTCGACCTTGGCGATCTCCCTGAAGAGCGTGGCGATCTCGCCAAAACCTTCCTCATCTGCAATACGCGCTGCCTCAGGATAAAGGACTGAATGTTCAAGATTTTCACCTGCTGC is a window of Syntrophorhabdaceae bacterium DNA encoding:
- a CDS encoding ferritin family protein, with the translated sequence AAGENLEHSVLYPEAARIADEEGFGEIATLFREIAKVEVQHEKRYRALIGNIENDRVFKRDTVVKWRCRNCGYVYEGKEAPQECPACAHEQAYYELLAENY